Within Streptomyces sp. SS1-1, the genomic segment CATGCCTGACGCCGTGGTGATCGGCGCCGGCCCCAACGGGCTGGTCGCCGCCAACGTCCTCGCCGACGCCGGATGGCATGTGGAGGTGCTGGAGGAACAGCCGGAGCCCGGCGGTGCCGTCCGCCACGACCGGGGCGTCGACCCCGACTTCGTCAACGACCTCTTCAGCTCGTTCTACCCGCTCGCCGCCGCGTCGCCGATCGTGGCCGGGCTGCGCCTGGAGAACCACGGGCTGCGCTGGAGCCACGCGCCCAGCGTCGTCGCCCACCCCCTCACGGACGGCAGCTGCGCCCTGCTCGACCGCGACGTCGACGTCACCGCCGCCTCCCTGGAGGCGTTCGCGCCGGGCGACGGGGACGCCTGGCGGCGCCTCCACGACATCTGGGAGCGGCTGCGCCCCGACCTGCTGGACACCCTGTTCACCCCGTTCCCGCCCGTGCGCGCGGGAGCGCGGCTCGCCCTGCGGCTGCGGGCCGCGGGCGGACTGCGCATGGCCCGCAGCCTCGTCCTGCCGGTGCGCCGCCTCGGCGAGGAGGAGTTCCGCGGCCAGGGCGGCCGGTTGCTGCTCGCCGGCAACGCCCTGCACGCCGACCTCGCCCCGGAGTCCGCCGGCAGCGGCGGCTTCGGCTGGCTGATGACGATGCTCGGCCAGACGTACGGCTTCCCCGTCCCGGCCGGCGGGTCCGGCGCGCTGACCGACGCCCTCGTACGGCGGCTGCGCTCGCTCGGCGGCGAGGTGCGCTGCGGGCAGCGCGTGGAACGGGTCGTCGTCCGCGGCGGACGCGCCGCCGGCGTACGGACCGCGGCCGGCGACACCGTGGCGGCCCGCCGGGCCGTCCTGGCCGACCTGTCCGTGCCCGCCCTCTACGGCGGCCTCGTCGAACCCGAGCATCTGCCCCCGCAGGTCCTGGACGACCTGCGGCGCTTCCAGTGGGACTTCGCCACCTTCAAGGTGGACTGGGCGCTCGACGGGCCGGTGCCCTGGCAGGCCGAGCAGGCGGCCCGCGCCGGCACCGTGCACCTCGCCGACGGCGTCGACGAGCTCACCCGCTTCGCCGCGCAGATCGCCATGCGGCAGGTCCCGGACCGGCCCTTCCTGCTCTTCGGCCAGATGACCACCTCCGACCCGTCCCGCTCCCCGGAGGGCACCGAGTCCGCCTGGGCCTACACCCACGTGCCCCACGACATCCGCGCCGACGCCGGCGACGAGAACATCACCGGCATCTGGAACGCCAAGGACGAGGAGCTCATGGCCGACCGGGTGGAACGCCAGGTCGAACGCTTCGCGCCCGGCTTCCGCCGGCTGATCCGCGCCCGCCGCGTCCTCGCGCCGCCGACCCTGCAGTCCCTTAACGGCAACCTGATGGGCGGCGCCATCAACGGCGGCACCACCGCCATGCACCAGCAGCTCTTCTTCCGGCCCCTGCCCGGCACCGGGCGCCCGGAGACCCCCGTCCCCGGACTGTTCCTGGCCTCCTCCGGCGCTCACCCGGGCGGCGGAGTGCACGGCGCGCCCGGCGCGAACGCCGCACGCGCCGCCCTGCACCGCAACCGGCCGCCCGGACTGGCCCGCGCCCAGCGCTATCTGAGCGGCCGCGACCGCACCGGCACGCGACGATGACCCCATGCCCCGCCCACCGCTGACCGCACGACGCCGTCGAGGAGAACGATGACCACGCACGACGACGCCCCCACCAGCCGTGACCGTATCCGGCCCCGCCCCGCCGGCGTCGACGACAAGACCGTCGAGGCCCTCGGAGCGCTGTCCAAGGCCCTGGAGACGACCGAGCGGGCCCGCGGGCGCCTCTACGACTTCCACCAGCTGACCGGGACCGCCGACCTGCAGCTCGACCGCGCGGTCGAGCTGCTGCGCGAGGCCGGGCACCCCGAGTGGGCCGAGAAGGTCCGCGAGGAGATCCTCGGCCGCAACGTCATCCCCGGGCACTGGACGTTCCAGATCATCGAGGCCTACAACGCCACCTACTACCGGCCGTTCCAGCAACTGGAGGCCAGTGCGCTGCAGGAGCTGGCCGACGGCGCGGACCACCTGCTCGAGGCGGAGATGAAGGAGGAGCGCCGCACCCCCGGCCACCCCCACCACACGCCGCTGCCACCGACCGAAGAGTCCTGAGCCGCCCCGCCACCGAGAGGAGGGACCGCCCGTGCGCAGCAGCCCGCTCGCCGACCGGACGGTCGTCGTCACCGGAGCCGCCCGCGGCCTGGGCGCCGCCATGGCCCGGCAGATCGCCGGACGAGGCGCCCGCCTGGCCCTGCTGGGCCACGAGAGACCGGAACTGGAGGCGCTCGCCGAGGAACTGCCGGGACCGGCGCTGGCCGTCGAGGCCGACATCACCGACCCCGACGCCCTCGCGGACGCCGCCGCACGCGTCCGGGCGGGCCTCGGGCCCGTGTCCGCCCTCGTGGCCAACGCCGGGATCGCCGAGGGCGGGCCCTTCCCCTCCTCCGACCCCGCCGACTGGGCCCGTGTCATCGAGGTCAACCTCACCGGCAGCGCCCACACGGCACGCGCCTTCCTGCCGGACCTGTTCGACACACGGGGGTTCCTCCTCCAGGTCGCCTCGCTCGCCGCGATCGGCGCCGCACCCCTGATGAGCGCCTACTGCGCGTCCAAGGCGGGCGTCGAGGCCTTCGCGCACGCCCTGCGCGCCGAGGTGGCGCACCGCGGGGTCGGCGTGGGCGTCGCCTACCTCAACTGGACCGACACCGACATGATCCGGGACGCCGACCGGTACGCCGTCCTGCGCGAACTGCGTGGCCACATGCCGCCGCCCGCCCGCCGGGTGTACCCGGTCGACCAGGTCGCCGCCCGCCTGGTCAACGGCCTCGAACGCCGCCGTACGGCCGTCTACGCCCCGGCATGGCTACGGCTGACCCAGCCGGTACGCGCGGCGATGCCCCCGGTCGTCCTACGCGTCGCCCGCCGCGCCATGCCCCGCCTGGAAGCGGAGATCCCCTTCGACCACACAGGCCTCCTGGGCGCAGGAGGCCAGGCCGACCGGAGGGCTGCGGCCGGGGGAGGCTGAGGGCGCCTCCGGCACGCGGTGTGCGGGGCGCTCACCCGTCAGGCGGGGGAGGGGGCGGGCCGCCTGCCCCCCGGTCCTGGGGCGAGCGGGACGGCGGCAAGGTGCGGCGCGGAAGGCTACAGGCACCACCCGGCGCGGGTCAGGGCTGGTACCGCCCGTGGTACTCGTGCGGTGCGCTCGGCGGTCAGGCGGGGGTGCGGTGCCCGT encodes:
- a CDS encoding SDR family oxidoreductase, translated to MRSSPLADRTVVVTGAARGLGAAMARQIAGRGARLALLGHERPELEALAEELPGPALAVEADITDPDALADAAARVRAGLGPVSALVANAGIAEGGPFPSSDPADWARVIEVNLTGSAHTARAFLPDLFDTRGFLLQVASLAAIGAAPLMSAYCASKAGVEAFAHALRAEVAHRGVGVGVAYLNWTDTDMIRDADRYAVLRELRGHMPPPARRVYPVDQVAARLVNGLERRRTAVYAPAWLRLTQPVRAAMPPVVLRVARRAMPRLEAEIPFDHTGLLGAGGQADRRAAAGGG
- a CDS encoding phytoene desaturase family protein, whose translation is MPDAVVIGAGPNGLVAANVLADAGWHVEVLEEQPEPGGAVRHDRGVDPDFVNDLFSSFYPLAAASPIVAGLRLENHGLRWSHAPSVVAHPLTDGSCALLDRDVDVTAASLEAFAPGDGDAWRRLHDIWERLRPDLLDTLFTPFPPVRAGARLALRLRAAGGLRMARSLVLPVRRLGEEEFRGQGGRLLLAGNALHADLAPESAGSGGFGWLMTMLGQTYGFPVPAGGSGALTDALVRRLRSLGGEVRCGQRVERVVVRGGRAAGVRTAAGDTVAARRAVLADLSVPALYGGLVEPEHLPPQVLDDLRRFQWDFATFKVDWALDGPVPWQAEQAARAGTVHLADGVDELTRFAAQIAMRQVPDRPFLLFGQMTTSDPSRSPEGTESAWAYTHVPHDIRADAGDENITGIWNAKDEELMADRVERQVERFAPGFRRLIRARRVLAPPTLQSLNGNLMGGAINGGTTAMHQQLFFRPLPGTGRPETPVPGLFLASSGAHPGGGVHGAPGANAARAALHRNRPPGLARAQRYLSGRDRTGTRR